From the genome of Sporichthyaceae bacterium:
ATCGATTCATCCGGACCGGCCGCGGTGACCTGGTGAACGACGTCTCCGGCCCGGTGCCGACGATTCTCACGTTGTCCTGGCTGGGCATGCCCACACAGCACTGGCCCCGGGTGGCGAAGATTCAGCACAACATCGTCGGGTACCACCCGACCTCGCCGGAGTTCGGAGAGGCAATCGCGGACCTGGCATGGCAGAACGACCTGATCACGCAGACCATCACCCAGAAGCGTATCGAACCGGCCGACGACGTCATCACTTTCCTCACCCGCCAGGAAATCGACGGACAGCAGCTGTCGGACAAAACGATCCACGAGATGGTCACCCTCATCATCGCCGGCGGGGTCGACACCACCACAGCACTGATGGGTCAGGCTTTCAGCTACCTGGAGGGCCGTCCGGAGCTGCATCGGCAATTCCTCAGCGACCCCGAGTTCCGGGAGACCGCCATAGACGAGTTTCTTCGCTACTACACGCCGAACACCGCCCACGCGCGCACCGTTACCTGCCCGGTGGAGTTCGGCGGCCAGCAACTGAAGCGCGGTGACCGCGTCCTGCTCTGTTGGCTCGGCGCCAACCACGACCCGAAGGTGTTCGAAAGCGCCGATGAACTCGTCCTGGACCGAACGTCGAACAAACACGCCGCCTTTGGTCTGTCCGTGCACCGCTGCGCCGGCGCCAACCTGGCCCGGCTCGAGATCGACGTCATGTTGTCGAAGGTGTTGGAGCGGCTGCCGGACTACCGCATCGACCGCGACAAGGCACACCTCTACCCGTCTCAGGGCGGGACTTCCGGATGGTCGTTGATGCCGGTGAGCTTCCCGCCCGGCGAATCGATCGGTGACGGTGACCTCCCCTCTTGAGAATGGAAAATGTCATGACTGACCATCAGATTCTTGCCGACCTGCACCAGGTCGTGACCGCGTTCTGCCGGGGAGTGGACCGGCGCGACCCGGAGATCCTGGCGTCGTGCTTCACCCCGGACGCCACCGACAACCACGGCGTCTACCGCGGTTCCGCGGCCGGCTTCGTCACCTGGGTCACCGAGGCCACCGCCGCCATGGGGTTCATGCAACACGCGGTGTCCAACCTGCACGTGCTCAGCGCCCAAGACGACCGGGCAACCTCGGAGACCTACTACCACATGCGCTGTGTTGGTACCGACGGCGAGATCGCTGCGGTCTTCGGCCGGTACCTGGACACCTGGGCGCGCCACGACGGTCGGTGGCTCATCGCCGACCGCCTCTGTCTCGTCGAATGGTCCTCGCCGAACTCGGGGTTCCCTGCCGATCTGTTCGAGAACGGTGCCACCGACCGGTCCGACCCGTCTTACTCGCTCACGCCCAGCCACGCCTGAGCCGGCGCTGCCGTTCCATCGGCCGAACCAGTAGGGAGTCATCATGCTCGCAGGACTTGCCGGCTCGACAGCCGTCGTCACCGGTGCCGCCGGGGGAATCGGGCGCGCGATATGCGCACGACTGTCCGCCGAGGGCGTACGCGTCGTCGCGGCCGATCTGGATGTCGCCGCGGTGGAAAAGGTCGTCGCCGAACTCCCCACCGAGGCCTTGCCCCTGCATGCCGACGTAACCGATGAGGACAGCGTTCGGTGGATCGTGGAGTGCGCGGTTTCCGCGTTCGGCCGGGTCGACATGATGCAGATCAACGCCGGAATCGAGTCGGCCGCGCTCCCCGTCGCGGAGTTCGACATCGTCGACTACCGCCAGGTCTTCGACGTCAACGTGCTCGGCGCTTTCCTGTGCGCGCGCGCCGCCGTCCGGCAGATGTCCAGCCAAGCGACCGGCGGCCGAATTCTGTTCACCGCGAGTGTCTCGGCACTCAAGGGCGATCCCGGAGTCTCCGTCTACGTCGCGTCCAAGCACGCCGTGCTCGGCCTGGCCCGCTGCCTGGCCAAAGAGACGGCCACCGCGCCGATCCGGGTCAACACGCTGTGCCCGGGACTGGTGGACACCCGGATGATGCGCTCACTCGAGGAACGCATGGGCGCCATGACGCAACTGAACCCCCAGCAGATGAAGAGCGCCCTGGAAGGAATCGTCCCCAAGGGACGCTACGCGTGCCCCGAGGAGGTTGCGGCGATCTCCGCCTGGATCCTCAGCGACGAAGCGTCCTACTGTCACGGCGAGGTCTTCACCGTCAGCGGTGGCCTGGCCCCGTGATCGCGGATCTGGAACCGGACATGGGCAACGAGACCGTCGTGCACACGGTGTGCCGCATCTGCGCATCGTCGTGCGGCATCGACGCGACGGTCGACGTCGACCGGAACAAGGTGTTGAACATCGCGCCCGATAGGCACAACGTGCAGGGGTGGCGCGACTTCTGTCGGAAGGGCCAGACCGCGCACGAGGCCGTCGATCACCCCCGGCGGATCCGTCGACCGATGCGTCGGGTCGGCGATCGGTACGTCGAGGCCTCCTGGGCGGAGGCCACCGCGGATATCGCCGATCGACTGAACGCGATTATCGATCGCCACGGCCCGGATGCCGTCGGTTCCTACAGCGGCAACCCGATGGGGATGGCTTTCGGGGTCACGGCGTTCTACACCGGTCTGCTGGACGCGATCGGCACCCAGAACCGTTACTGGGTCGGGTCGATCGATCAGAACAACGTGCACGTGGTCGCCCGCGCGCTCTACGGCAGCGAGCTGATCTCCCTGGTACCCGACATCGACAGCTGCGACTTCTTCCTGCTGATCGGCATGGACCCGGGCGTCAGCAAGTTCGGCTGGGTGGATTGCGTCCAAGAGGGTTGGCACCGCATGCTCGCCCGACAGCGCGAAGGCGCGCAGGTCGTCGTGGTGGACCCGCGTCGCTCCTTCACCGCGCAACGGGCCGACCTACACATCGCACCGGCGCCTGGCTCGGACTGGGCGCTGCTGCTCGGCCTGGTCAAGACCGTCCTCGACGAATCCCTGCAGCGACCGAACCCATCGCTGCCGCTGAGCGGGCTGGAGGAGATCCGACGGTTGGTCGACCGGGCCGACCCGGCGGATCTGTCCCGCCGCTGCGATGTTCCCCTCCCGGTGATCCAGGACCTGGCCCGACGGTTCGCCGCAGCCCCGCGCGCGATGTGCTTGACCCACACCGGCGTCGCGCACAGCGAACACGGAACCCTCGGCGAGTGGCTCGGGCAGGTGCTGAACCTCCTGACCGGGCGCATCGATGCCGCCGGCGGTCGTCGACACGAACGCGGCGTGGTCGACGCCGGCATGGTGGCCGCACTGTTCACCCCGCAAAACCCGCACCGGACGCGGTTGCGTGACCTGCCGGCCATCGCAGGCGCGCACTCCCTCGCCGAGCTGCCCGACGAGATCACCACAGCCGGCCCCGGCCAGATCAGAGCCTTGCTGATCGGGAACGGTAATCCGGTCACGTCGGGGCCCGACGGATCGGCGTTGGACGATGCCCTGAGCACGCTGGAGCTGCTCGTCGTGTTCGACCTCGTCCAACGAGAGAGTCACCGCCACGCGCACTGGCTCATCCCCGGGACGCATTGGCTCGAGCGTGGCGAACTGCACCCATTTCTGTGCAGCGTCTCGGAACAACCGGTCGTCCAGTACGGACGCCAAGCCGTACAACCGTTGCCCGGAATCAAGCCCGAATGGGAATTCTTCACCGATCTCGCGCTCGCGATGGACCGCAACCTGTTCGGCAAGCCCGGCGTGAACCGCATCATCCGCGCCTTGCGTCGGCTGGCGAAAGTGATCGGCAGACCAGGACTGCAATTCAATCCGGAATGGATCAGCCGACTCATGGTGCTGGTCGGGCGGCGAGTGCGCTGGCGCGACATCCTGGCCGCGCAGCACGGCCTGCGCTACAGCGAGCGTCGCTACGGCGACCTCACCCGAGCGTTGCGGACCCCGGACCAACAGGTGCACCTCGCGCCGGCCTCCTTCGTTACGGCCTGCCTCGACGCCCTGGCGCAACCGGCGGAGCGCTCGGCCGAATATCCGTATCTGCTCATCAACCGTCGCCACCGCGAGTCGATGAACTCCTGGCTCAACGATCTCCCCGGCCTGCACCGAAACCACCGCCGCAACGTCGCAGAGCTGCATGACGCGGACGCTGAGGCCATCGGCGTCCGCAATGGCGATCTGCTCGAAGTCGCCTCGGCGACCGGGTCGTTCGTGGTTCCCGTCGAGATCTCCGACGCCGTGCGCCGCGGCGTCGTGTGTGTCCCGCACGGATGGGGCAGTCGCACCTTCGACCCACACGGCGAGCGTCCACCCGGAGTGCACGGGTCGAACCGGAATCTCGTGGTCAGCAATCGGGCCATCGATCGGCTCTCCCAGACTCCGGCCTTCAATTCCACGCCCGTGTGCCTGCGACGTGTCGACCCGTTCTCCGATGCCGAGGCAGCCGTCGAAGACGGTACGGCGCTGCGGGGGCTTCGATCTGCACAACGTGTCTGAGAAATCAACCGATGAGGGAGGTCTGACGATGAGCCTGGACGAGAAGGTGGCCGTCATCACCGGTGGTACCGGCGGGATCGGCTTCGGTATTGCCCGTGCCTTCGTCGACGCCGGGGCCAAGGTGCTGGTTACCGGGCGCGACGTCGAACGGGGGGAGAAGGCGGTAGCAGAACTCGGGGGAGAGTCCCGAGCCGGCTTCTTCGGCGGCGACGCGATGGATCAGGCCGCCGTCGAAGCGTGCATCGACCGCGCCGTCGATGTGTTCGGTCGACTGGACATCCTGGTCAACAACTCCGGCGGGGCGACGCAGTTCGGGCTCGTCGCCGACCTGCCCGACAGCGCCTGGGAGCAGGCGATCCGGTGGAACCTGACATCACCGTTCTGGGCCTGTCGGCGGGCGCTGAAGTATCTGGTGCCGCAACGCTCCGGGCGGATCATCAACATTTCCTCGGTCGAGGGCAAGCACGGTCGCCCCGGGATCGCGCAGTACGTGGCGGCGAAGCACGGCGTCATCGGCCTGACGAAGGCGCTGGCCCAGGAGGTCGGCACGCTCGGCATCACGGTGAACGCCATCTGCCCCGGGCTGGTGATGACTCCGTTGATCCGCGCGCAGTCGGCCGGCCCCGCCGCGCTGCAGAACATGAGCCCGGAGGAGTTCCTGCAGGGCTATGCCGACGATGCCGCAATCAAGCGGTTCATCACGACCGAGGAGGTCGGGGCGATGGCCGTGCTCATCGCCTCCGACGCCGGCTCCGGTATCACCGGCGCGGCCCTGAGCGTGGATGGCGGCACCGCCGGCTACTGAGCCGGTCACCCACCGGCCCCACTGAGGAGCATCGGATGTTTCCAGGCGCGATCGACCGAATTCCCACCACTGTCGAGGATCTCGACCCGGCCTGGCTCACGCGAATCCTGCGGCAGAGCGGAGCGCTGGGCGTCGACGCGGAGGTCACCGGCCTCGTCCCCACTTCACTGGGGGTGGGCGTCGGGATGATGTCGGGCCTGGTGCGCCTGGGCCTGCGCACGGACGGTCCCGGTGATCGCCCCAGCCTGGTGTTCAAGTTCGCCAGCCCGAGCGAGACCAATCGCGCGGTCGCCGAGGGTTTCCGGATGTACGAGCGAGAAGTGCGCTTCTTCTCCGAGGTGGCGCACACCTTGGGCGACGCGGCGCCTGCCTGTTATCTGGCCGTCCACGACCCGGTGACCGGGGCCTTTGCTCTGCTGCTGGAGGACCTGGGCGACTATCGGGCGGGGGATCAGGCATCCGGATGCTCCCTCGCCGACGTGGAGCGCGCGGTCGAGCGGGTCGCGCGGCTGCACCTCGGGACCTGGGGAGCCCGCGGCAATCCGGCATACGCCGCCTGGCCCACCTGCGACGGCCCGTTGTACGTGCAGGGCCTCGGCGCCGGGGTCGCAGCCGGATTCGACACGGCGATGGCCGCCTTTGACCACGTCCTCGCGCCGGAGATCGCGAAGGCCGGTGATCGGTTCCGATCCGGCATACCCGTGTTGCACGCGCAGATGGCCGAGGGACCCCAGGCACTCGCGCATGGTGACCTGCGTGCGGACAACCTGATGTTCGCCACGGCGGAGCATCACCGCCCGCTCGTCATGTTGGACTTCCAAGCCCCGATTGTGACCAAGCCCGTGCACGACCTCGCGTACCTGCTCACGCAGAGCGTGGATGTCACACTCCGGCAGGCCGAAGAGCGTCGTGTTCTCCAGGAATACGCCGCGATGCTGCGTCAGGCGGACCCCGGCTACTCCGACGAGCAGTGCTGGCAGGACTACCGCCTCGCCGCCCTGCACTGCTTCGAGTACGCCGTGGTCGTCGCCGGCACCCTCGACCCGAGCAACGACCGCGGGCGGGCCTGGATATCGGCGATGATGGAACGGTCGAGCGCCGCGATCATGGACCTCGGTCTGCTCGCGCTCCTACCCTGATGGCCCGGCGTCCCAGCCGTCGCGAGCACATCATCTTCGTCAGCTTGCCTCCGGCGACGGTGAACGGTTCTGTCGCCGTTTTCGGCTGCTTGTTCTCTCCACGGGTGGTGGTCATGGGTTTGCTGGGACGACCCCGGGGCGTGCCCCGGGTCGGGGCGTAGATTGCCTCGTGGAGCTGACGACACCTCAGAAATGGGAATCACCGGGTTGTGCGACACCGCGCGACTTCGAAATCGCGTGGAGTTCAGCACGCGGCTTTCTTCGACGTCCATTTGGGCAGGAGGGCGATTTTGTGCTTGCTGATCGGCGGATCGAGCGGCCGGCCGTGAGCACGCAGGCAGGTGGTGACGGAGTGGGATTTGATGGGCCGCAGGATGCCGTCGTCGTCGACGAGGTACTTCTTGCCGGAGGGGCCCTCGACGATGTGGCCGGGGAGGGCCTGCGGAATTCCGGCTTTCTTGCGTATCCAGGCGGCGGTGGCTTGGTTGAACACGGTCTCGCCCACATTGATGACGTTGAGCAGGTTGTAGGTGGGCCCGCCGGTTCTCTCCAGGGACTGAACGAATGCCGCGACCCGGTTCCCCTTGTCCAGGGCGAGGGTCACCGGTGCCCCGGAATCACCGTGGGTGAGGACTGAGTACGCATTGAGCCCGCCGGCGACCGGGAGGATCTCTTTGGGTGTGGCGCAGGCGACGCCGTCGGTGATGGGTTGTGTGCTGCCGTAGATGCCCGCGCAGTTGAGCAGGAGTCGGTTGGTGTCGTGCTGCGCACGCAATGTCTGCGCGCCGTCGCCCTGGTTCGTCCCGTCGATGTCACCGAAGCCGTAGCCGCGGGTCGTGCGTCCGGTCGTGGCCAGGCCCGGTCGCTGCAGTAGCCACAACGGGTCACGGGAGGTTGCCTTGGTCAGGTGGATCAGGGCGATGTCGTTGTCGAAGTGTTCGAAGCCCTGCTCGGACAGGGCGATGTTGCCGACGGTGATGCTGGTGGCCCGGTATTGCCTTCCGTCCTCGCCCTTGGATCCGAGGTAGATGCCGAAGGTCTTCACCGGGCGTTTGGTGTAGTGCAGCTGGTGATCGGCCACGGTGTAGTTGATGACGCAGTGTGCTGCGGTCAGCACCCACGTGCGGGCGACGAGTGCGCCGGAGCAGATTGATTGCGGCGTGTGACCGTTGGGTTCGTACTCGATGAGGGCGGCCCATGAGGCGTTCGGAGTGTCGCTTTTCGCACCGATGACGGCGCCGGCAGCCGGCGCGTGTATCCAGGATGTGGCGGTGATCCCCGCGACGAGTGCGATCGCGCTCAGCCGCCGGCGCTTCGAGACGTGGTGCATCGCTGTACCCCCCGGGTCCGGAACGATCTTTGTGAACCGTAGGGAGCCGACTCGATGCGCAGGCGCAGTTTTTCCGAGGGTTTACGGGCGGCCCGACATGGTCGGAAATTCGATTGTTTCCGGCGTCATCGGTGTCGTTGTAGGGACGCTTCGCCCCCCGTGATCGGGGTCCTTTGGCTCAGCCGGTCGGCTTGCCGGTGGGCCAGGTGATGCCGGCGTCCGGGTGGAGCAGGTCGTTGATGTCGACCTGAACCCCGACGATGGTCTCGTCGTAGATGTGTTGGTACAGGTGCGCGGCCGGGCTGATCTTCCCGTGCGACCAGGCCGAGGTCTGCCAGAAGAAGGTGCACGCATCGGCCGCGGCGCACTTGTCGATGACCGCGATACCCCCGTACACGCCGGTGCGTTCCTTTCCCAGCACGCCGGCGGCACCACGGATGTAGTGCAGCACCGTGTCCAACTGGTGGGCGGTGGGGTCGAAATCCACGGCGAAATACACGGCGGCCCGGGTCAGTCCCAGCGCGGCCAGTTGCTCGCGGGCGTCCTGCGCGTCCTGCTTGCCGCCGGCTTCGCCGTGCAGGGCCCTTTCGGCGGTGGTCTCGAAGACGATGCCGACCCCCAGGCCTGCGGCGTGCAGGGCGGTCAGTTCCACGGAGGAGATGTTCTTCGGGTTGCCGGGGTGGCTGAGGTAGCGCATGACGAAGGCGTAGCCGTGCGCGATCAGCGCGGCCGGGACCGCCGCCGTGTAGCCGGCGGAGTAGTCGACCCCCTGAGTCACCATCACTTCGCTCCCTGGTTGTTCGCCGTCAGACGATGGCCTTGAGGTGCGCTGTCAGGTAGGCGTCCAGGTCAAAGATCGTGGCCGGGATGTCGCGCGGGAACCACGAGGTGTCGCTGTTCGGGGTGTGCTTGCCCGCCAGCCCGAAGGCGTGGTGGTAGTAATCGCCGATCTGCGAGGAGGTGGTCTTCTTGCCCTGGGTCGACCAGCCGCCGTCGACGTACTTGCCCACTTTGAAGCCGGCCGTCTTGAAGTCGTCGTTGACGTCGCGGCCCTCCCGGGGCGGCAGGGTGAAGCCGTGGATGTGGTTGCCGAACGCCGGCGGGTGGCGGTACCAGCACCCCAGTCCATTGGCGCGGAAGAAGCGCTGCTGATCCCACCACCCCTCCCCGGGGATGTGCAGGTCGACGCACATGTCGAAATCGTGGGTGCCCACCGAGGCCGCCACCCCGGTGTTGAACGCGGGCTGAATGATCTCGATGCCGTGGCCGTACTTGGTCGTGGCGAGTTCGTTGAGTCGGCTCAGGTGGCAGATGTGGCGCAGCGACCCCTTCACCGCGCGACCCTGCACGTCCTTGCGCGTCCACTTGACCAGGACCGTCGACAGCAGCGTCGTGGCGAGGTTGAGCACCGCCCCGTCGAGGTGCACCACATCAAGTCCCGAGCCCGCTGCCGGACGCGCGCGATAATTGTTGACCAGCGTCGGCTCGTCCGCCGCCACGTCCAGGCAGGCCTCTACCTCGCCCGGGATGCCGTGGTCGGGGAACTGCCCGGGCATCGCACACCTCCTCCCGGTCCTGGCGCAGAAGTCCCGGTGCCCCGCTCGCACTTTCCCACGGTTGCGGTCCGCGCCTTTGGTCCGGTCCAGCGTGCACACGCAGCATGCCGCGCTGTGCCAGGACGTGGAAACAAGGGCGGGAGTCATCGCGACGCCCGTGACATCGTCATGGACGCCCGGGGAGTGCGG
Proteins encoded in this window:
- a CDS encoding SDR family NAD(P)-dependent oxidoreductase; amino-acid sequence: MSLDEKVAVITGGTGGIGFGIARAFVDAGAKVLVTGRDVERGEKAVAELGGESRAGFFGGDAMDQAAVEACIDRAVDVFGRLDILVNNSGGATQFGLVADLPDSAWEQAIRWNLTSPFWACRRALKYLVPQRSGRIINISSVEGKHGRPGIAQYVAAKHGVIGLTKALAQEVGTLGITVNAICPGLVMTPLIRAQSAGPAALQNMSPEEFLQGYADDAAIKRFITTEEVGAMAVLIASDAGSGITGAALSVDGGTAGY
- a CDS encoding SDR family oxidoreductase, which translates into the protein MLAGLAGSTAVVTGAAGGIGRAICARLSAEGVRVVAADLDVAAVEKVVAELPTEALPLHADVTDEDSVRWIVECAVSAFGRVDMMQINAGIESAALPVAEFDIVDYRQVFDVNVLGAFLCARAAVRQMSSQATGGRILFTASVSALKGDPGVSVYVASKHAVLGLARCLAKETATAPIRVNTLCPGLVDTRMMRSLEERMGAMTQLNPQQMKSALEGIVPKGRYACPEEVAAISAWILSDEASYCHGEVFTVSGGLAP
- a CDS encoding nuclear transport factor 2 family protein, with the translated sequence MTDHQILADLHQVVTAFCRGVDRRDPEILASCFTPDATDNHGVYRGSAAGFVTWVTEATAAMGFMQHAVSNLHVLSAQDDRATSETYYHMRCVGTDGEIAAVFGRYLDTWARHDGRWLIADRLCLVEWSSPNSGFPADLFENGATDRSDPSYSLTPSHA
- a CDS encoding phosphotransferase; amino-acid sequence: MFPGAIDRIPTTVEDLDPAWLTRILRQSGALGVDAEVTGLVPTSLGVGVGMMSGLVRLGLRTDGPGDRPSLVFKFASPSETNRAVAEGFRMYEREVRFFSEVAHTLGDAAPACYLAVHDPVTGAFALLLEDLGDYRAGDQASGCSLADVERAVERVARLHLGTWGARGNPAYAAWPTCDGPLYVQGLGAGVAAGFDTAMAAFDHVLAPEIAKAGDRFRSGIPVLHAQMAEGPQALAHGDLRADNLMFATAEHHRPLVMLDFQAPIVTKPVHDLAYLLTQSVDVTLRQAEERRVLQEYAAMLRQADPGYSDEQCWQDYRLAALHCFEYAVVVAGTLDPSNDRGRAWISAMMERSSAAIMDLGLLALLP
- a CDS encoding molybdopterin-dependent oxidoreductase is translated as MIADLEPDMGNETVVHTVCRICASSCGIDATVDVDRNKVLNIAPDRHNVQGWRDFCRKGQTAHEAVDHPRRIRRPMRRVGDRYVEASWAEATADIADRLNAIIDRHGPDAVGSYSGNPMGMAFGVTAFYTGLLDAIGTQNRYWVGSIDQNNVHVVARALYGSELISLVPDIDSCDFFLLIGMDPGVSKFGWVDCVQEGWHRMLARQREGAQVVVVDPRRSFTAQRADLHIAPAPGSDWALLLGLVKTVLDESLQRPNPSLPLSGLEEIRRLVDRADPADLSRRCDVPLPVIQDLARRFAAAPRAMCLTHTGVAHSEHGTLGEWLGQVLNLLTGRIDAAGGRRHERGVVDAGMVAALFTPQNPHRTRLRDLPAIAGAHSLAELPDEITTAGPGQIRALLIGNGNPVTSGPDGSALDDALSTLELLVVFDLVQRESHRHAHWLIPGTHWLERGELHPFLCSVSEQPVVQYGRQAVQPLPGIKPEWEFFTDLALAMDRNLFGKPGVNRIIRALRRLAKVIGRPGLQFNPEWISRLMVLVGRRVRWRDILAAQHGLRYSERRYGDLTRALRTPDQQVHLAPASFVTACLDALAQPAERSAEYPYLLINRRHRESMNSWLNDLPGLHRNHRRNVAELHDADAEAIGVRNGDLLEVASATGSFVVPVEISDAVRRGVVCVPHGWGSRTFDPHGERPPGVHGSNRNLVVSNRAIDRLSQTPAFNSTPVCLRRVDPFSDAEAAVEDGTALRGLRSAQRV
- a CDS encoding cytochrome P450 produces the protein MADYVEVHCDHNGPEFAADPAGTLNVLRDKAPLVYSTAYGGFWMALDYELVAAASRDHTTFSTSREVHGKNALSMIIPLEWETEPLTPIELDPPLHTPYRRMLMSVLSKTAIERDLRPKLEAITDYCIDRFIRTGRGDLVNDVSGPVPTILTLSWLGMPTQHWPRVAKIQHNIVGYHPTSPEFGEAIADLAWQNDLITQTITQKRIEPADDVITFLTRQEIDGQQLSDKTIHEMVTLIIAGGVDTTTALMGQAFSYLEGRPELHRQFLSDPEFRETAIDEFLRYYTPNTAHARTVTCPVEFGGQQLKRGDRVLLCWLGANHDPKVFESADELVLDRTSNKHAAFGLSVHRCAGANLARLEIDVMLSKVLERLPDYRIDRDKAHLYPSQGGTSGWSLMPVSFPPGESIGDGDLPS
- a CDS encoding DUF1906 domain-containing protein — translated: MVTQGVDYSAGYTAAVPAALIAHGYAFVMRYLSHPGNPKNISSVELTALHAAGLGVGIVFETTAERALHGEAGGKQDAQDAREQLAALGLTRAAVYFAVDFDPTAHQLDTVLHYIRGAAGVLGKERTGVYGGIAVIDKCAAADACTFFWQTSAWSHGKISPAAHLYQHIYDETIVGVQVDINDLLHPDAGITWPTGKPTG
- a CDS encoding trypsin-like serine protease, which encodes MHHVSKRRRLSAIALVAGITATSWIHAPAAGAVIGAKSDTPNASWAALIEYEPNGHTPQSICSGALVARTWVLTAAHCVINYTVADHQLHYTKRPVKTFGIYLGSKGEDGRQYRATSITVGNIALSEQGFEHFDNDIALIHLTKATSRDPLWLLQRPGLATTGRTTRGYGFGDIDGTNQGDGAQTLRAQHDTNRLLLNCAGIYGSTQPITDGVACATPKEILPVAGGLNAYSVLTHGDSGAPVTLALDKGNRVAAFVQSLERTGGPTYNLLNVINVGETVFNQATAAWIRKKAGIPQALPGHIVEGPSGKKYLVDDDGILRPIKSHSVTTCLRAHGRPLDPPISKHKIALLPKWTSKKAAC